In the genome of Xiphias gladius isolate SHS-SW01 ecotype Sanya breed wild chromosome 18, ASM1685928v1, whole genome shotgun sequence, the window CTAGAATATAAAAAGCCATTTCTATTTACTGTAATAGACGTTTCTTTACTTCCTGTAAGTGGTTCATTCCGGACAGTCTGCTTTTCGTCTCTGCAGCCGCATGTGACTTTGTATTGATGCATTCAACAGAAATCGATCCCTGTATGCTCATAAATAAAGCCTGTGCAGagtttgcatttgttttgatgccatttcatttgacttgactctctcgctctttttttttttcttggaaaaccAACGCCATGTCACCCATTAAAATATATCATTGATGCACAGAGTGGTAACAGTTCatagtaatttaattttaatagtAAATCAGTAGCAAAGCTGAGTTCATCTCCGTGATGCATGTTGGCTACTGCCACTACGGCACAAAGCAGTactgtttaaattcaaaatgaacGGGAATCTTAGCTCATGAGGAACGTGTTGAGAAcgaaacattttataaataatgtttcGGAGAGTTTCGTCGCAAATGGATCGCAGCGCCGCAACATCAGTCACTGCAGCCTCCAGACATTCGCGCTTGCTGAATATTCTTTTGGGTTACAACAAGGGAACAGACAGTACAACTGCACATTGGCTCAGCTTCCACAAGAGGATTGACAAATCAAAGCGAGTGTatgaaatgggaaaaagaaGCTGTAGACTGAAATTACAGACAACAACATATGAAAAACAATCCCAcccactttttgttttatccacTTGTTCGCATTTACTCaccttttatttgtctttttcttttttttttcagttttcagttttctcttccaaccacattttatgtttttttgtttcgctttttaaaaaataaaattcaacagagaaattaaaacaagaagaatcatttaaaaaagaaagcgaACTGCTTTTACCTGATTCTGTGACCTGGCCGGGTATCCCTAATTAAACTAACCTCCAAACCAATTACCAGGCTGTACTTATTCAGTAGATTACATGACGCATGAGCTCCTCAAGCACATCCTGGATTACCGAGAGCAGTGTATTTAGAGCAGCAGGTTTCAGACAGAGTAAATTACAGTAGGCCGGCAGGTACAGAACATGTCCCTGCAACCAAGTTCAAACTGAAAGTTTCAGCTTTCATCAAAACATGTGAATCAGGGTGAGAAGCTGGAAATCCCCACCTAAATTGTGTGAAATTTATGTTGCCATTATGGCCACATGTCTTAGGGTCATATTGAGTTTTCCCCGTCCTACATTTTACTATAAATTTTGGATCACCAGCCTTTGctaaactgaaaacaatagaaaaattcaatttcaaataatatattcaaaaaCTAACAGATTCCACTCTCAGTTGTTCAGCTTTTAAATtccagaaaacacagaaaatgatggTGTGTCATTCCTTATGATTTTATACACTTCCTTTTCTGTAAGCGCTTTAAAACACCCTTTGTACACCCTTTTCTCCCGTGAGCCCCTGTTGGAAGACTTTTCACATCTAAAAACATCGTAAACCCTCCTCAACCCCCCTAAAACACAACACTTGGTGAGGTCCCGTATAGAGACAGACTGTCCATTCAAGCAGAAGAACCCAGAGAACTGGGGCAAAGGTCTCCAAACAGTCTCAACCTTTTCCCAGCAGTGGCAAACATCAACGTCCAGGATCCACACTGTGTCGCCTGAAACGGGGACATTATTGACAGTGTAATTGTGGTGATACTAGCAGCAACGTCTGAGGATAGTTTGTGCTCCAAAACTGACTAACAGGGGAAAAGGTTGTTCTTGAATTTAGCCACATTTCATCACTTCAGAGCCAAAGTTCAAATGTTGATCAAAACCACCAAAAGAGTAATTGCACCATAAGTGAATGTGGGGGAGTATTTATTagtttttagtttcttttctctttttcgtGTGCCTATTTTGCAATTATGGATATTTTGTAATAGAATATGGAAAAGCATGCGTATGATGTTAATGCTCACAAATTGTTTCCTTAACCGTTGgtcatatgtttgtttttttaacccttttgGCCATCTACTCACTTCAGAGCATTCTTGGCTTGAAGTGAGTGGAGGGTCAGttggtaaaacaaacacaggtcaCGGATGAGCAAGTCCACAGCCGTGGTAGCAGTGCTGTGGGGCTGAGCTAAATTCTAACGTCAGTGTGCAAACATGCTGAAAATGCTAATgcttagcatgctgatgtttagcaggcatGACGTTTACACTGTCCACCTTGTCGATTTAGCGTGTTAGCAACGCTAACACTGGCTAACAATCACCACGCAGaaggtacagctgaggctgatgagactGTCGTGAGTTTTGCACTGATCTGGTCACGAACCAAAGTactgcacaaattaaaaatttgacaagatgatggcgctggatgaaaagtaaggaaatcaccaaagttattacgaTTACTCCTGAGGGGACCACGAATGTGTGTGCCAattttcacagcaatccatagttgtcgagatatttcaataaaaagcaaaatttcaACCTCGTGCTGGCGCCAGAGGAAAATttagaggatcaccaaagtcagtgggattcatcatctgggaaccatgaatgtctgtacaaagttttGTGCCATATCCATCCAgcagctgttgagatatttcaataatGAGTGAAAACCTTGACCTGCTGGCGGCACTAGAGGGAAGAGTCAGGGGATCCCCACAGTCAGTGGggtttatcctctggggaccacgaatgtctgtaaaaatggCGACCCATTCAGTCGTTTTTCAGGAATGGTGGCCCGACCGACAGACCAGCCGACATCGCCATCCCTAAAGCCACTAGCATGGTTAACAATCAAACTGAATTATATGTTAGAGTGCAAAGCGTCAATCATTCAGCGTGCACATGTCGAACCAACATGCAGACGTCTCGTGACATTGGCCAGCTGTCATTTTCACCGAGCGCATATGACACATGTCTCTCTGGGACAAAGATCAGACACATTTCACAACTCACTTGCCTGACTTcaccccctcctctcctgcagTGAGCGAACGAGGTCAAAGGGCAGATAGTTTTGGACGAGGACACACGTACGCGCAGGCACGTAAACCCCTGCAATCTGCTACCGCTTCATTGTCAGCTCCATGGTCAGAGAGTGTACATGAGCCAGGGCAGCTCAGGGCTGCATGATGTGGGGGATTTTATTGAACCTTATCTTCTAATGAACCTTATCTCTCAGTATTCAATAAGGGGTATTCCATGTGTAGCCACACAGTTGTCAAATAGTGTCTGTTCACCAATAAATGGGGCTGGTTTTCTGCGGTTTCACATACTGTGATTGGACACTATTCAAGCTCTCCTGATGAGGATCAATGTATATGTTGACAGGCCACGCAACACGTGCCAACCGCTCATGGTGTTCAGTGTTCAGTAACGTGCAGTATTTGCATGTTTACCTGATTTATTAATCTACCCTCAGGATCCATGCACGGCTGGAGCTCTTTTGTATGGACAGATAGCTCTAAGACATACAGACCCCATGGGATGACACATGCACAGTTGCATCTGTAGGGAATATTTGCTTCGTCTCTTGTCCAGGAAACCCATGCCCTTTAACCCAAACAGGCCCTAATCTCTGCGGTACGAGCGGCCTCATGAATATGCATTCTGTCAACAATGTGGGAGGTGACCTGACTCCGCTTTTGTTTAAATTGCAGGCTCTGcctcctgcctctctgcctgcAAATGCCTGACCGGGTCCAACACTGAGAAAGAGTCCAAATTTGGGGTGTGCTTCGAAGTGAGTACCTGCCTATCACGATCAGTATTTGTGTGTCTAGTAGaaagattgatttcagtttatcGAAACCACTTTGTTTTACAGTACATTCTGTCTGACAAACGTGCGTACAATTTCTGCGTTTCCATCAACAGGCTCATCGAACAAGACAAACATGGAAACCATTGGCGAGATCATCCCGTTCGCTAAGGAGATGCTGAACCAGAGGCCCAACCGGGGCATGGTGAAGATCTACATGCTGGGTTCCACTCTGGCCATCCTCGGACTGGTTGGCGGACTGGTGGAAACGGTTTTCCTGCCGTTTGTGGCGCAGGAGACTGTTGAGGACACGCCAGCAGATCTGATCGCGGagatgaggaaggagaagaagaagaaggcgtCGAAGCCACACACTACCTTGGTTCGCCCTGAGGTCGTGGATGTGACGGAGACAGTAGTGATCGAGGCCAAGGCTAAACATCTGGTGACTGCGAGGCGGAGAAGCTCAGCCACCCGCCTATATGCCTCTTAAAAGAAACTCTCCTGATGTACAAGGACAATGCAATTACAATGATGATGGCGACGGTGGTCAATTAAATCACCAAGTTGAAATGGTCCCTTTGTActtattcttttatttcagatttGGTGAAACGTACCATTCCCCCCCCTGtcaactggcaaaaaaaaaagatgacatgtGTGGATACTCTGAAAACTACAGGGTACAGTAAAGTCTGGCTGCTGGGCAGCAGATCCTCGCGGATGTGATGTGATGAATTTGTTGGCGAAGATGGAATGTGTgtgatttaattcattttgcaCTCCAATAAACCTATTTTTCAGCTAGCAACTGATCCAGGTCATGATTTTAATGTATATTGTGCATGTTAGAAGATCCCTCAAATAGATGTATTTGTAATGACATTAAGAGGAAAGTGTCGATTAAAGGGGATTAGGGCCAAAGTTAATGATAATTTTCTTTATCGATTCATCATCTGAGTAATTTCTCGACTAATCGATCGATTGTTTGGCCTATAAAACggcagaaaattgtgaaaaaaaaaaattggttatCAAAATAACTCCATGCCGAAACCTTCAAGTGACTTGTTTTGACCGACCATCGGTTCCGGAAAAGATCATTCGCTTTACGACgatataaaacagagggagaacagaaaatcctcacaaatgACAAGCTGGAACTGGGCAATGTTTCAAGAATGAAACATtaaatcgattatcaaaacagcGGTTGATTACTCTTCTGTCCATCGAGTAATCGACGTGCAGTTTTCAAAGGAAACCTGCATTCCGCACCCATGAGGTGCGATGCTGACACGAACAATAAGCTTTAGTTGCCATTCGTGATAAACTACATTTATAGCACGTCTATCTCCTGCGTGGCCATTTTAAAGCCCAGCGAACTAAAGTTACCGCTATTTTCCACGCAAGATCCCGACACGAGGAGAGACCTCCGCGGGCTCCGATCCCTGCGAACAATCCCCCCGTCCTTGCTCCTCTCGCTGCGGGGCTGTGTCTTTGGCCGCCGCGCCGTCCCGGGAGTCGCCGCTCGCCGCGGGGACCGGACACCGACGCGCCGAAAAGTCAGCGGGCGCGGCTTCCATAGCCGCCACTAGAGGGCGGCGGCGAGCGTCGCGCCGCGACTTCGACGTCCGGCCCTGCGACGGACGCTACGTCACACGGTCGCGCCGTGTTTACCCACGGCGGCTAGGTGGTCGTCGGAGGCGTAGCGCCGTTTGCCAGTGCAAACCAGCTGAAACCCGACGGGCGGAGTCCAGGTGATTACGGATGGCGGATCCTGCGGTGGCGTCGGGAGGTCCGCTGAACGCAGGAGGGGTAAgagagggttgttttttttttttcttcttcttctactcaCCGTCGTG includes:
- the g0s2 gene encoding G0/G1 switch protein 2 — encoded protein: METIGEIIPFAKEMLNQRPNRGMVKIYMLGSTLAILGLVGGLVETVFLPFVAQETVEDTPADLIAEMRKEKKKKASKPHTTLVRPEVVDVTETVVIEAKAKHLVTARRRSSATRLYAS